TCTTGCACGGTCCATTCCCTCAACATTTTGATGTTTTTCCCAGTTGCTAATGTGAATAAAAGAATCTTCGTCGATATGAATCATTCCAAATTCTCGTAAGGTCTTCAGTGCAAGTCGTACAGTATTTACTGGTCTGCCGAAAATCGTAGCAAGCATTTCTTCCGTGTATGGTATATTTTCATTTAGATATATATACCCATTAGCATTAGTCTTTCCTGCTTGTGCCAGGAGCTTCACCCAAATAATGAGGATGGTATCTGACTCTGGCATCTGTTCGATCAATTTAATCTTTTCATCTTCAAACATAGAAATATCTAATTTGATCCACTTTAAATCCCGCATTACCCTCTTCCTTTCTTTTTAGAGAATAATAGTTTTTCAAAAAGAAATATTGATGCTATCTCATCCAATCCACCCCTTTTCTTTCCAAGTTGATATTCTACTGCCCATACATTCTTTAATGGATATACCGTATTCCTGTTCAAGACAAGTTAGAAAAGAATCAGCAACCATTTGTACATCCAGTAGTTCTTCAGCTTTTTGTTTGACTTGAACCATGTCATTATCATCAATAAATTCCGGCGGCTTCACTAAACTAAACGCCTTGATTCGTTCAATAGCTTCTGTTGTTTTGTTAATAAAAACCTGTTCTAGAGCTAATCTGTGCCATTCAATCGCTCTGCCTGTAGTAGCAAGTGGCGCAACATAATGTTTCGCAGTCTGACGGGCAATTTCAAATCCATATTGCGCGTCATTAAATGCGTCAACACTTTGTTTTGCTAAATCCTCCGTCATATTTCTTCGGTCATTTTCCAAGTGAGATACCAGTTGTTTACTGACATGCAATAAGTTCGCAGTATTTTCCTGGCTGTAACCCTTTCTATCTCGGACTGCTCTAAGGTACTTACCTGTTTTCAAATTCCATCTCCTCTTTTTGTATATATTTATTTGATTCTGAATACACCAAAGGCCGTTATGATAGGTTTATAAGCTTAAAAGTTTTCTTTCCATGGTTGTATCGTTTGTCAGGTCAATATGGTCTTTGATCCATTTGATAGCATCATCTTTTGGATAAAGAACACGATCACCCACATTTATTTTCGGAAAATCAGATCGTCTCACGATATGCGCATCTAACGTTTGTGTACTCACATTAAATACGTGTTTTGCCAGCTGCGTTTTACTGAGTAAATAAGGAAAATCATTTAATTGGTCACGATCCTGCTGCGCTTTTTCGGCAATCTGATACATCATATCGTACATTTTGTTTTCGAATTCCGGCTGCGGTTTAAGTGTTGTTTCAAACAAATCAATGTTACCTCCTTGGTTAACATGGACAAAGTGTCCAATTTATTGTTACAAAAAAAGCTCATCAACTGTGTGATCCAGAACATCAGCAATATTTTTAGCCAGATCTATTCCTGGATTTCTCTTACCTTGTTCAATTTTGTAATAGTAAGATGTGGATATACCCACATTTTTAGAGATTTCCTCTACATTCTTATAACCTTTATTTAATCTGATGTTTCTTAAGCTATTTCGCAATTGCACACACCTCCTTTGGACAAATCGTCCTACAACCCTATTTTAATGGACGATACGTACAATGTCAACATCTTTTCTCCCCGTTTTGTCCAATTATATTTTATGTTTTGGACAAATAGTATAGAATGATCTTATCGGAGGTCACAATATGAATTTTAGTGATAGGTTAAAAAAGCTTAGAAACAGGGAAAATCTGAGCCGAGAGGGATTAGCGGGTAAAATTGAAGTTTCGTATTCAACCATTGCAAAATATGAAAGCGGAACCCGAGAACCTGATTTTTCTACTTTAGATAAATTGTCAATTTTTTTTAACGTTGACACAGACTACCTTCTTGGGCGTACTGATACCCCGAAATCATCAAAAGAATTCGACTCATTGTCTGAGATCAAAAAAATAGTAGATGAATATGGCATTGAGGATATGTTTTTCCACAACATGGACGATTGGAAGAATCTAACTCCAGAGGATGTGGATGAACTGCGTAATCATTTTGAGTATATTGCTTATAAAGCTAGAAAAAGAAAAGAGAAAGAAGATAATGATTAGAATCGGCTATAACAAGTGATATGGATAAAACGATAATGACTTTTCGTTACACGATCTTCACTATATTTTCAATAAATATTATTGATGTGCAAAATATTGTACATCCTTTTTTGTACAATTATCACGAACGTGTGTTCCAATTGTAAGAGAGGGGGATACCATGAAATACATCACAACAGCCACGGAAGATGCAGTTAAAGATTTGTATTATAAAATGGGGTTGGTGGATCCGGATCATTCCGTTGATGACATTGCCCAAAGGCTTGGCATTCAATTGTTCTACCTTCGCAAACCCTCCTTTGCATCCCATGGATGCATATATTTAGACCCCACAATTCCAGAAAAAAGAAGAAAAGAAGTGTTTTCGCATGAACTGGGACACATTCTTTATCATTCCGGAATTCAGCTTTTCATGACTGAATCCTATCGTCGAATGCAAGAGTGGCAAGCCGATAACTTTGCTCTACATTTTGCGGTCCCTACTTTTATGCTAAAGGAAATTGAGCTCTTAGATTGGAATCAAGCAATTAATTCTGTTGTCACAACATTTAATGTTACACCTAATTTCGCAGCGAAAAGACTGGAACATTATGAAAAACAAATTCAAGGGTAATACTTCGTGAAAAACTAAGTAGAGAAGCTAATGGATTGTGAATAAAGGCCGGCATGAATATTAAGGTCCAATATACTTATTGCGATCATGCTTTGTAAATGTATTTATTCAATAGAACAAAAATACACAGATAATTTATATGATTTGATTGAGGTGATTAACATGGCTTCATTCAGAAAACGAGGAAAGACTTGGCAATTTACAGTGGAGATTGGAATTGACCCAGTAACAGGGAAACGAAAACAGAAAACTCAGAGCGGGTTCAAAACCAAAAAAGCTGCACAACTTGCTGCTTCTGAAATAGACAAAAAAGTAAACGATGGAACCTACATTGGAGAATCCGATATTACATTTGGTGAATTAGTTCCGATTTGGCTTAAATACTATAATAAATACGTTAGAAAAGGTACTATGGAAAGCAGGAATACATCGGTAAACAAGTTGAACGAGTACTTTAGGTTCATCATGATGCGAAAAATAAAGAAAACTGACTATGTGAGCATGCTTCACAATCTGCAAGATAGGGAACTTTCTGTAAACACCATAAAATCGATTCATTCAACTGCAAGCTTAATTTTTAAATATGCTTGTTACGAAATAGGTATCATCAAAATGAACCCGACAGAAAACGTGGATATGCGTTTTTTAAAATCAGCTGTTCTTTGTGAAAACGATGGCAGCCTCAAAGACAACGAAAAGTTTCTGGAAAAGGAAGATTTGGCTGAGTTTCTGCAAATAGCCAATTCCAGAAATGGTGAGAACCCTCAAGAATATATTGTGTTTTTAATGTTAGCCTATACGGGATTAAGACGCGGGGAGCTGTCAGTGCTAAAATGGCAAGATATTGACTTTCAAAATCAAACAATATCAATTACCAAAACATTTTCTTACGGCGATACAAAGGCAGGTAATGATATTCAGCTAATTTCTCCAAAAACTCCGGAATCCAAACGTGTTATCGACATAGATGATTTTGTTATCATCCAATTAAAAAAACATCAATCCTGGTTAAAACAATTCATGATGGAAAATAGGAAATTTTACAGAGATCAGGACTTTATATTTGTGAATACTTTTAAGTACCTAGGTTACCCGATAGCTCCGCAAACGATTTATTATCATATGACGGCCATTTTAAAGAAAATGGAATACCCTGTTAAATTGAGTCCGCATTCAATGCGGCATACACATGCATCACTTTGTATTGAAGCAGGTATACCATTACGAGACATTGCTGAGCGCCTTGGCCATCGTGATATTAAGATGCTGGAAAAAATCTACGCACATACAACGAAAGGGCAAAAGAAAAAGACGGCACAAATGTTCAACCAGCTAATGTCTAAAGTTCGTAAAGAAACACCATTTTAGAATAAATGTGGACAAAATGTTGACAAACGAGATTTTAAGAGTTGTTTTTACAAGCTGGAATAAAACTAGAACGCGTGCTATAATGACATTTGTGCAAGAGTATAAATTAAACAATATCCCCAACCATTTATATCTTGCAAATATAAATGATAGGTGGTAACAACATGCCAGATAAGAAGGAATATCAAGTATTATTGTACTATAATTATGTACACATAGAGGATCCGGAACAATTTGCAAAGGATCATTTGCAGTATTGCAAGGATTTGGAATTAAAAGGAAGAATACTAGTTGCACAGGAAGGAATCAATGGAACTGTTTCAGGAACTGTTGAACAAACGAATGCTTACATGGAAGCCATGCACAATGATCCGCGCTTTGCCGATATGGCGTTTAAAGTAGATGAGCATGATGGTCATGCATTTAAAAAGATGCATGTACGCCCACGTAATGAATTAGTAACGCTCCGCCTTGAAGATGATATTAATCCAAACCAAACAACTGGAACACATTTGAAGCCAAAAGAGTTTTTCAAGGCAATGCAGGATGAAAATACAATTGTCTTAGATGCCCGAAATGATTATGAGTTTGATTTGGGACACTTTCGTGGTGCAATTCGCCCTGACATTGAAACCTTCCGTGAATTACCGGAATGGGTAAAAGAAAATAGAGATCTTATCGAAGGAAAACGCATTTTAACCTATTGTACAGGCGGAATCCGTTGCGAGAAATTTTCGGGCTG
This Virgibacillus phasianinus DNA region includes the following protein-coding sequences:
- a CDS encoding helix-turn-helix transcriptional regulator; protein product: MKTGKYLRAVRDRKGYSQENTANLLHVSKQLVSHLENDRRNMTEDLAKQSVDAFNDAQYGFEIARQTAKHYVAPLATTGRAIEWHRLALEQVFINKTTEAIERIKAFSLVKPPEFIDDNDMVQVKQKAEELLDVQMVADSFLTCLEQEYGISIKECMGSRISTWKEKGWIG
- a CDS encoding DNA-binding protein, coding for MFETTLKPQPEFENKMYDMMYQIAEKAQQDRDQLNDFPYLLSKTQLAKHVFNVSTQTLDAHIVRRSDFPKINVGDRVLYPKDDAIKWIKDHIDLTNDTTMERKLLSL
- a CDS encoding helix-turn-helix transcriptional regulator, producing MRNSLRNIRLNKGYKNVEEISKNVGISTSYYYKIEQGKRNPGIDLAKNIADVLDHTVDELFL
- a CDS encoding helix-turn-helix domain-containing protein, coding for MNFSDRLKKLRNRENLSREGLAGKIEVSYSTIAKYESGTREPDFSTLDKLSIFFNVDTDYLLGRTDTPKSSKEFDSLSEIKKIVDEYGIEDMFFHNMDDWKNLTPEDVDELRNHFEYIAYKARKRKEKEDND
- a CDS encoding ImmA/IrrE family metallo-endopeptidase, producing the protein MKYITTATEDAVKDLYYKMGLVDPDHSVDDIAQRLGIQLFYLRKPSFASHGCIYLDPTIPEKRRKEVFSHELGHILYHSGIQLFMTESYRRMQEWQADNFALHFAVPTFMLKEIELLDWNQAINSVVTTFNVTPNFAAKRLEHYEKQIQG
- a CDS encoding site-specific integrase, whose protein sequence is MASFRKRGKTWQFTVEIGIDPVTGKRKQKTQSGFKTKKAAQLAASEIDKKVNDGTYIGESDITFGELVPIWLKYYNKYVRKGTMESRNTSVNKLNEYFRFIMMRKIKKTDYVSMLHNLQDRELSVNTIKSIHSTASLIFKYACYEIGIIKMNPTENVDMRFLKSAVLCENDGSLKDNEKFLEKEDLAEFLQIANSRNGENPQEYIVFLMLAYTGLRRGELSVLKWQDIDFQNQTISITKTFSYGDTKAGNDIQLISPKTPESKRVIDIDDFVIIQLKKHQSWLKQFMMENRKFYRDQDFIFVNTFKYLGYPIAPQTIYYHMTAILKKMEYPVKLSPHSMRHTHASLCIEAGIPLRDIAERLGHRDIKMLEKIYAHTTKGQKKKTAQMFNQLMSKVRKETPF
- a CDS encoding rhodanese-related sulfurtransferase translates to MPDKKEYQVLLYYNYVHIEDPEQFAKDHLQYCKDLELKGRILVAQEGINGTVSGTVEQTNAYMEAMHNDPRFADMAFKVDEHDGHAFKKMHVRPRNELVTLRLEDDINPNQTTGTHLKPKEFFKAMQDENTIVLDARNDYEFDLGHFRGAIRPDIETFRELPEWVKENRDLIEGKRILTYCTGGIRCEKFSGWLVKEGFEDVAQLHGGIVTYGKDPEVQGELWDGQCYVFDERISVPVNHKEHVVVGVDYFDGQPCERYANCANPPCNRQMICSEENEHKYLRGCSHECRTSPRNMYVQEHGLTEEEVQERLNKIEEEKNQTV